From Listeria swaminathanii, the proteins below share one genomic window:
- a CDS encoding shikimate kinase: MLIGFMGAGKTTVGNILANLANLPYIDIDEVITSEQGMSVSDIFAKYGEKEFRRLEHEKLKELANTKAVIATGGGIVLNPENRKVLKNTYPVIYLETDPEVFMNRLKGDTTRPLVQQKSAEEIRAIFEPRIAHYQDSADFIVNTDNRNQQEVATAILAMLDK, from the coding sequence ATCTTAATTGGCTTCATGGGAGCTGGAAAAACAACGGTTGGAAACATACTCGCAAATTTGGCTAATTTACCGTACATCGATATTGACGAAGTAATTACGAGCGAACAAGGAATGAGTGTATCGGACATTTTTGCTAAATATGGTGAAAAAGAATTCCGTCGTTTAGAACATGAAAAATTAAAAGAATTAGCTAATACCAAAGCCGTTATAGCAACAGGCGGTGGCATTGTTCTCAATCCTGAAAATAGAAAAGTTTTGAAAAATACATACCCGGTCATTTATTTAGAAACCGACCCAGAAGTATTTATGAACCGTCTCAAAGGCGATACCACCCGACCACTTGTACAACAAAAATCGGCTGAAGAAATTCGCGCTATTTTTGAACCACGGATTGCTCATTATCAGGATTCCGCAGATTTCATTGTTAATACCGATAATCGTAACCAACAAGAAGTTGCTACAGCCATTTTGGCTATGTTAGATAAGTAA
- the virR gene encoding two-component system response regulator VirR encodes MVKVYIVEDDEVIRDTIRKHLSKWGFEIGVVEDFNNILQEFLSFEPQLVILDVNLPFFDGFYWCNQIREVSNVPIIFLSSRNSRMDQIMGMNMGADYYIEKPVDLDVLMARINALLRRTYSYADLEEANVMEHNNVFLHIDTNTLTHLEDKIELTKNEFLILYELMKQKGSIVSRDEIMRALWEDESFVDDNTLTVNVVRIRKKLAEIGLGEFIKTKKGQGYMIE; translated from the coding sequence ATGGTGAAGGTATATATCGTGGAAGATGATGAAGTAATTCGTGATACAATCCGGAAACATTTAAGCAAATGGGGATTTGAGATTGGTGTAGTAGAGGATTTTAACAATATTTTACAAGAGTTTTTATCTTTTGAACCCCAATTAGTTATTTTGGATGTCAATCTTCCTTTCTTTGATGGTTTTTATTGGTGTAACCAAATCCGAGAAGTGTCAAATGTACCAATTATCTTTTTATCATCACGTAATTCACGAATGGACCAAATTATGGGCATGAATATGGGAGCAGATTATTATATTGAGAAACCAGTGGACCTTGATGTACTAATGGCGCGGATTAACGCACTTTTAAGACGAACATATTCTTATGCAGATTTAGAAGAAGCTAACGTAATGGAGCACAATAATGTCTTCCTTCACATCGATACGAATACTCTCACACATTTAGAAGATAAAATTGAGCTAACAAAAAATGAATTTTTAATTTTATATGAACTAATGAAACAAAAAGGCAGCATCGTAAGTCGCGATGAAATTATGCGCGCACTTTGGGAAGATGAAAGTTTTGTTGATGATAATACGCTGACGGTTAACGTCGTACGAATTCGTAAAAAACTAGCAGAAATTGGTTTAGGTGAATTTATCAAAACGAAAAAAGGCCAAGGTTATATGATTGAATGA
- a CDS encoding SDR family oxidoreductase, translated as MKVLVFGGTRFFGKKLVERLISEGHDVTIGTRGKTDDNFGDSVKRVILNRESRDDLFQLAKEEWDVIYDNICFSPKEALYAVDAFKGKVKRYIYTSSLSVYSQKGRALVEEDFNPEHYEIVIGDKEDFDYGEGKRLAEAVFFQKATFPVVAVRFPIVLGLDDYTKRLHFHIDHIKKHQEIGISNGQAEIGFITSDEAAHFLEWVGVESDLTGPINAASDGTYALNTFIKMLEAKTGELALVEEVTDDEDDSPFGLEKTYYLDNTKAKEAGFIFSDLKEWLPALVTDILKEN; from the coding sequence ATGAAGGTTTTAGTATTCGGTGGTACGCGCTTTTTTGGAAAGAAATTAGTGGAGAGACTTATTTCAGAAGGGCATGACGTCACAATTGGTACAAGGGGCAAAACAGATGATAATTTTGGCGATTCTGTCAAACGGGTTATTTTAAATCGAGAATCAAGAGATGATTTATTTCAATTAGCAAAAGAAGAATGGGATGTTATTTACGATAATATTTGTTTTTCACCAAAAGAGGCGCTCTATGCAGTAGATGCCTTTAAAGGAAAAGTAAAACGATACATATATACGTCATCACTCTCTGTCTATAGCCAAAAAGGACGCGCTTTAGTCGAAGAGGACTTTAATCCTGAACATTATGAAATTGTTATTGGGGACAAGGAAGACTTTGATTACGGTGAAGGAAAGCGACTTGCCGAAGCCGTATTTTTCCAAAAAGCCACTTTTCCAGTCGTTGCCGTACGTTTTCCAATAGTGCTTGGACTGGACGATTATACAAAACGACTTCATTTTCATATTGATCATATTAAGAAACACCAAGAAATTGGGATTAGCAATGGACAAGCGGAGATAGGCTTTATTACTTCAGACGAAGCGGCTCACTTTTTAGAATGGGTTGGAGTGGAATCAGATTTGACCGGACCTATCAACGCGGCATCTGACGGAACATATGCTTTAAATACATTCATCAAAATGCTAGAAGCCAAAACTGGCGAACTAGCACTAGTAGAAGAAGTAACGGATGATGAGGATGATTCCCCATTTGGCCTTGAAAAAACCTATTATTTAGATAACACGAAAGCAAAAGAAGCTGGATTTATTTTTAGTGATTTAAAAGAATGGCTACCAGCTTTAGTGACGGATATTTTAAAAGAAAATTAA
- a CDS encoding ABC transporter permease produces the protein MLFKVALTNMRKNFNQYIVYFVSLIVCVLVFFTFVSLSYNPLIETVFKRWELFGPAMFSSASILLILFIFFFIFYSNSFFLKRRKREIGLYSLLGLRKSQVVLVLFFENAMLYMLATLFGILIGIFSSKLFAMLLFWIVGLAIDAEFIISFKAILDTMLVFFSIMLFTSVYAIFIVLRYNLSQLFKNDEREEKVAKGSFSLMLIGLALIVFGYYLATRNIEESAIWLKYDFFDLILVILGAVILGTWLMVRFGTPYLIRKLYNNKHFFYNGTNIIGVTSLRFRLKKNAGTIAMIAVLSATTLTIIGSMSSFYVRTINDISAENPSSYQVLDISAKQEAEIIQTIHDDQDHKLQSLMQAEMVSAVLEYKDIPKYRMRMDNMIHTVVSESEYIRIGERQQSDFKRPKKLAYGDAILLGKNTYYARPEVQEKWLTRKMVVQSNEPIAKNLPPIKVVDFREYSIFNTGISYETLVVSDDYYEVLERLFEPESVEMFDITNPNHSESLDKKVQTIVDGEPSLFSENVSSYYTNYHLISTLVGSLLFIGIFIGVVFFLATGSIIYFKLVTDAVSEKDKFDILFKLGVTEKEVRKIISKQVWPIFVIPLFFGIAHSMAALWGISINLMDNIKYPVLIGTGIYIVCYTAYYFLCIDSFTKIVMGNKK, from the coding sequence ATGTTATTTAAAGTTGCGCTGACTAATATGCGAAAGAATTTTAATCAATATATTGTTTATTTTGTTTCGCTTATTGTCTGTGTGTTAGTGTTTTTTACGTTTGTTTCGTTGTCTTATAATCCGCTAATTGAGACGGTTTTTAAACGCTGGGAGCTATTCGGACCGGCGATGTTTTCTTCAGCAAGTATTTTGTTGATATTGTTTATCTTCTTTTTTATCTTTTATTCCAATAGCTTTTTCCTTAAAAGACGAAAACGAGAAATAGGCTTGTATTCATTGCTTGGTTTGCGGAAATCACAAGTGGTCTTAGTATTGTTTTTTGAAAATGCTATGCTTTATATGCTGGCTACTTTGTTTGGTATTTTAATTGGTATTTTTTCTTCTAAATTATTTGCGATGCTGTTGTTTTGGATTGTTGGTTTAGCGATAGATGCCGAGTTTATCATTTCATTTAAGGCTATTCTTGATACGATGCTTGTCTTTTTCAGCATTATGCTTTTCACATCAGTTTACGCGATTTTCATTGTATTACGTTATAATTTGAGTCAACTATTTAAAAACGATGAAAGAGAAGAAAAAGTTGCTAAAGGTTCTTTTAGTTTAATGTTAATTGGACTTGCTTTAATTGTCTTTGGTTATTATTTAGCAACGAGAAATATTGAGGAATCGGCCATTTGGTTGAAATATGATTTTTTTGATTTAATTTTAGTCATACTAGGGGCGGTCATTTTAGGAACGTGGCTCATGGTCAGGTTTGGCACGCCGTATTTAATCCGTAAATTATATAATAATAAACATTTCTTTTATAATGGGACGAATATTATTGGTGTGACTTCGCTTCGTTTTAGGTTGAAGAAAAATGCTGGAACGATTGCGATGATTGCTGTACTAAGTGCGACAACGCTGACGATTATTGGTTCGATGAGTAGTTTTTATGTCCGAACGATTAATGATATTTCAGCAGAGAATCCTTCTAGTTATCAGGTGCTTGATATTTCGGCAAAGCAAGAGGCTGAGATTATTCAAACGATTCATGATGACCAAGATCATAAGCTGCAAAGTTTGATGCAAGCAGAGATGGTTAGCGCTGTACTTGAATATAAAGATATTCCTAAATATAGAATGCGTATGGATAACATGATTCATACGGTTGTATCTGAGTCAGAGTATATTCGAATTGGCGAACGACAGCAGAGTGACTTTAAACGCCCCAAAAAACTAGCTTACGGGGATGCAATCTTGCTCGGAAAAAACACTTATTATGCAAGACCAGAAGTGCAAGAAAAATGGCTTACTCGTAAAATGGTTGTTCAGTCGAATGAGCCCATTGCTAAAAACTTGCCACCAATCAAAGTAGTGGATTTCCGCGAGTATTCGATTTTTAATACAGGGATTTCTTATGAAACGCTCGTTGTATCCGATGATTATTATGAAGTTTTGGAGCGACTTTTCGAGCCGGAATCTGTCGAAATGTTTGATATTACGAACCCGAATCATAGTGAAAGTTTGGATAAAAAAGTGCAAACTATTGTGGACGGAGAGCCATCACTATTTTCAGAAAATGTTTCTTCGTATTATACGAATTATCATTTGATTTCCACATTGGTGGGTTCGTTATTATTTATTGGTATTTTTATTGGTGTTGTCTTCTTTTTAGCAACAGGAAGTATTATTTACTTTAAACTTGTAACAGATGCTGTATCAGAAAAAGACAAATTTGATATTTTATTTAAATTAGGTGTGACTGAAAAAGAAGTACGTAAGATTATTTCCAAGCAAGTCTGGCCGATTTTTGTGATTCCATTGTTTTTCGGAATTGCACATTCAATGGCTGCGTTATGGGGTATTTCTATTAATTTAATGGATAATATTAAGTATCCAGTATTAATTGGAACCGGTATTTATATTGTGTGTTACACCGCGTATTACTTTTTATGTATTGATTCTTTTACCAAAATTGTAATGGGAAATAAAAAGTAA
- a CDS encoding molybdate metabolism regulator, whose protein sequence is MAIAMYIDKPNAALNSETTHPHFKEHFKASFYLDEKDAYGPFGYEDGLAVLRRLEEYFSDKSDQGLNLAAFPKYMMETVKNATYVPAKDDGVERLQQLLAEFGSDVRTSDRITVSAALAQIKITGYVLPALRDAALEALHREIELNKIEDIDAGYADSMFYDLLTFTKDYTSVLPDMWCRHCTE, encoded by the coding sequence ATGGCAATTGCAATGTATATTGATAAGCCTAATGCCGCATTAAACAGCGAAACAACACATCCACATTTCAAAGAGCACTTCAAAGCGAGTTTTTATTTAGATGAAAAAGATGCATATGGTCCATTTGGCTATGAAGATGGTCTTGCGGTACTGCGTCGTTTAGAAGAATACTTTAGTGATAAAAGTGATCAAGGACTTAATTTAGCTGCTTTTCCCAAATACATGATGGAAACAGTGAAAAATGCGACATATGTTCCAGCAAAAGATGATGGGGTAGAGCGTTTGCAGCAACTGTTGGCTGAGTTCGGTAGTGATGTTCGCACATCCGATAGAATTACGGTTTCAGCTGCTTTAGCACAAATCAAAATCACTGGATACGTGTTACCAGCCTTACGTGATGCGGCACTCGAAGCACTTCACCGCGAAATTGAATTAAACAAAATAGAAGACATCGATGCTGGTTATGCAGATAGTATGTTTTATGATTTATTAACATTTACCAAAGACTATACGTCCGTATTACCGGATATGTGGTGTAGACACTGTACAGAATAA
- the virB gene encoding ABC transporter ATP-binding protein VirB: METVLKAHKVRKVYGSKGNLFSAIGSISLEIEKGSFVGIMGPSGAGKSTLLNVLSSIDKPTSGEIEIGGKLISNMNGKELAVFRRDQLGFIFQDYNLLDTMTVKDNIVLPLALAHIKQAEIDERFEIIARQFGIFELRNKYPTEISGGQKQRTAVCRAMITEPTLIFADEPTGALDSKAATNLLEGLSQAKDVRDSTIMMVTHDAFAASYCERIMFIKDGEIFTEIYRGTSSRKQFFQKVLDVLALLGGGENDVI; this comes from the coding sequence ATGGAAACAGTGCTAAAGGCGCATAAAGTCAGAAAAGTATACGGGTCAAAAGGCAATTTGTTTTCTGCGATTGGAAGTATTAGTTTAGAAATAGAAAAAGGCTCATTTGTTGGAATTATGGGTCCTTCTGGTGCGGGGAAATCTACTTTATTAAATGTGTTGTCCTCTATAGATAAACCGACATCTGGGGAAATTGAGATTGGCGGAAAACTCATTTCGAATATGAATGGGAAAGAATTGGCCGTTTTTAGACGCGATCAGCTTGGTTTTATTTTTCAGGATTATAATTTATTAGATACGATGACAGTGAAAGATAATATCGTTTTACCACTAGCACTTGCTCATATTAAACAAGCCGAAATTGATGAACGTTTTGAAATTATTGCACGCCAGTTTGGGATTTTTGAATTGCGGAATAAATATCCTACAGAAATATCGGGCGGACAAAAGCAGCGAACGGCGGTTTGTCGGGCCATGATTACAGAGCCAACACTAATTTTCGCGGATGAGCCTACCGGAGCACTCGATTCTAAAGCTGCGACAAACTTGTTAGAAGGGCTTTCTCAAGCAAAAGATGTGCGCGATTCTACGATTATGATGGTGACGCACGATGCCTTTGCAGCCAGTTACTGCGAACGAATTATGTTTATTAAAGACGGCGAAATTTTCACAGAAATCTACCGCGGAACAAGTTCAAGAAAACAATTTTTCCAAAAGGTGTTAGATGTGTTGGCGCTTCTTGGAGGTGGCGAAAACGATGTTATTTAA